The following coding sequences are from one Salvia hispanica cultivar TCC Black 2014 chromosome 3, UniMelb_Shisp_WGS_1.0, whole genome shotgun sequence window:
- the LOC125209873 gene encoding uncharacterized protein LOC125209873, producing MRRELFLQIVHALEARNEYFQWREDAAHRKGLSPLTKCTVALRQLAYDTTTDMFDEYLHVGDTTGRECLKNFCAAVIDAFGATYLRKPNAQDCQDLLRMHDAVHDFPGMLGSIDCMHWEWKNVCSVERPIHQCV from the coding sequence ATGCGGCGAGAGCTGTTTCTCCAGATTGTTCACGCATTGGAGGCGCGCAACGAGTACTTCCAGTGGCGGGAAGATGCGGCCCACAGAAAGGGTCTATCCCCGCTGACGAAGTGCACGGTTGCGCTTCGTCAGTTGGCATACGACACCACGAcggacatgttcgacgagtatcTTCACGTCGGGGATACAACTGGCCGGGAGTGTTTGAAAAATTTTTGTGCGGCCGTTATTGACGCCTTCGGCGCCACATATTTGCGCAAGCCGAATGCCCAAGACTGTCAGGACCTGCTGCGGATGCACGATGCGGTGCACGACTTTCCTGGAATGTTAGGGAGTATTGATTGTATGCACTGGGAGTGGAAGAATGTCTGCAGCGTAGAGAGGCCAATTCACCAGTGCGTATAA
- the LOC125214190 gene encoding zinc finger protein CONSTANS-LIKE 14-like, which translates to MVSCDFCGERQAVLYCRADSAKLCLSCDHHVHCANALSKKHLRSQICDNCAAEPASFRCSTDGLVLCQDCDWDAHGSRLVAAAHDRCPVDSFSGVPSAFELAAAWGLEIEEKKPAEYEWGGLLDELMVPNASSVIYSDCGGELVKKKRNPSCGKQKQVILKQLIELLADGGGGGDGEDVGPGTPSGGAWRQEGFCGQFEEQPQPQEEKQQELAQGGGFTSLLMMQTPANQKEERNMLWNTTAACDHSAQIWDFNLGQLRGHEESSPVELEFGGNNMYTMKSYGELLKESSLAKRRGMDVSGVNCSIAQEDNIIPFNSATDNQTPSQGPATSESNNVPASRPESGSMDIQFMSQSIRMTNESAAAMSKSDIELLAKNRGNAMQRYKEKKKTRRYDKHIRYESRKARADTRKRVKGRFVKAQEAPAG; encoded by the exons ATGGTTTCGTGCGATTTCTGCGGCGAGCGGCAGGCGGTGCTGTACTGCCGCGCGGACAGCGCGAAGCTCTGCCTGTCGTGCGACCACCACGTGCACTGCGCGAACGCGCTCTCGAAGAAGCATCTCCGGAGCCAGATCTGCGACAACTGCGCGGCGGAGCCGGCGTCGTTCCGCTGCTCCACCGACGGGCTCGTGCTCTGCCAGGACTGCGACTGGGACGCGCACGGCAGCCGCCTCGTGGCGGCGGCGCACGATCGGTGCCCCGTCGACAGCTTCTCGGGAGTTCCGTCGGCGTTCGAGCTGGCGGCGGCCTGGGGGCTGGAGATTGAGGAGAAGAAGCCGGCGGAGTACGAGTGGGGAGGGCTGCTGGATGAGCTCATGGTGCCGAACGCTAGCTCGGTGATTTATTCCGACTGCGGCGGCGaattggtgaagaagaagaggaatccGAGCTGCGGGAAGCAGAAGCAGGTCATTCTCAAGCAGCTGATTGAGCTTTTAGCGgacggcggtggtggtggagatGGGGAGGATGTAGGGCCGGGGACGCCGAGCGGCGGCGCGTGGCGGCAGGAGGGTTTTTGCGGACAGTTTGAAGAGCAACCACAACCGCAAGAGGAAAAGCAGCAGGAATTGGCGCAGGGCGGAGGGTTTACGTCGTTGCTAATGATGCAGACGCCGGCCAATCAGAAGGAGGAACGCAACATGCTGTGGAACACCACCGCCGCATGTGATCACAGCGCGCAG ATATGGGACTTCAATCTGGGACAATTGAGGGGCCATGAGGAGTCTAGCCCCGTTGAGCTAGAATTTGGCGGGAACAACATGTACACTATGAAAAGTTATGGAGAACTACTGAAAGAATCATCCCTGGCCAAGAGAAGAGGGATGGATGTCTCTGGAGTGAACTGTTCTATTGCCCAGGAAGATAATATAATCCCCTTTAAC AGTGCCACCGATAACCAGACGCCAAGCCAGGGGCCTGCTACATCAGAGAGCAATAATGTACCTGCATCAAGGCCCGAATCCGGTTCCATGGATATTCAGTTCATGAGTCAGTCTATTCGAATGACAAATGAAAGTGCGGCTGCCATGTCAAAGAGTGACATCGAGCTTCTGGCAAAGAATAGAGGCAATGCTATGCAACGATAcaaggaaaagaagaaaacaaggAG ATACGACAAGCATATAAGATATGAATCAAGAAAAGCAAGAGCTGATACTAGGAAGCGAGTGAAGGGCCGATTCGTCAAAGCTCAAGAAGCACCAGCTGGATGA